In the genome of Candidatus Margulisiibacteriota bacterium, the window TCCGTGGCCGCGCCGGCCTTGATGACCGCCACGCCGCCGGACAACTTCGCCAACCGTTCCTGCAGTTTCTCTTTATCGTAGGAAGAATCCGACAGGTCGATCTCCTTTTTGATCTGGGAGATCCGCTCCTTGACCGCCTTGGCTTCGCCGGCCCCTTCGATGATCGTGGTGTCCTCTTTGCGGACGACGATCTTCTTGGCCTTGCCGAACCACGCCTCGTCGATGTTCTCGAGCGAGAGGCCCTTCTCTTCCGAGACGACCTCGCCGCCGGTCAGGATGGCGATATCCTCGAGCATCGCCTTGCGCCGGTCGCCAAAGCCGGGGGCCTTGACGGCGACGGCGTTGAGCGTGCCGCGCAGCTTATTGACGACCAGGGTCGCCAGCGCTTCGCCCTCGATCTCGTCGGCGATGATGAGCAGCGGCTTGCTGGCCTGGACCGTCTTTTCCAGCGACGGGAGCAGGTCCTTGACCGCGCTGATCTTCTTGTCGGTGATCAGCATAAAGCAGTCTTCCAGGACGCACTCCATCCGCTCGCGGTCGGTGACCATGTACGGCGAAGCGTAGCCCTTGTCGAACTGCATGCCTTCAACAAAATCCTTACTGGTTTCTATGCCCTTTGATTCCTCAACAGTAACAACCCCATCCTTACCGACCTTTTCCATGACGTCGGCGATCAGGTCGCCGATCTCGGCGTCGTTATTGGCCGAGATGGACGCGACCTGGGCGATCGCTTCCTTGGTCTCGACCGGCCGGCTCTCTTTCTTGAGCTCGGCGATCGCGCCGTCAACCCCCAGCTGGATCCCCCGCTTGAGGGCCATGGGATTGACGCCGGACACCACGCTTTTGAGCCCTTCCTTGAAGATGATCTGTCCCAGCAATGTCGCCGTGGTCGTCCCGTCACCGGCGATGTCGTTGGTCTTGCTGGCCACTTCCTTCAGGAGCTGGGCCCCCATGTTCTCGTAAGGATCTTCCAGGTCGATCTCCTTGGCAATGGTCACGCCGTCGTTGGTGATCGTCGGCGATCCCCACTTCTTTTCCAGGACAACGTTGCGGCCTCGCGGGCCTAAAGTGATCTTCACGGCGTTGGCGACTTTGGACACGCCCTTTTCGAGCTTGCGCCACGCCTCGTCTCCGAACATCATTTCTTTTGCAGCCATTTCATCCCACCTCCTTAAAACTATCCTTTGATCGCTAAAATATCCCGCTCGGCCAGGATAATAAATTCATCGCCTTCGAGCTTGACCTCGGTCCCGCCGTATTTGCTGTAGATGACCTTATCACCGATTTTCACTTCCGGCGACACTTTCTGGCCATTGTCTAAAATTCGGCCGCTGCCGACCGCGACCACCGTCCCTTCCGACGGCTTCTCCTTCGCGGCGTCCGGCAGCACGATCCCCGATTTGGTCTTGGTCTCTTCCGGTTCGGGCTTAATGACGATCCGATCGCCGATCGGCGTCAACTTTTTGCTTACCATATGAAAACTCACCTCCTCGTTTAGGTATTAGCACTCACTACCATTGAGTGCTAACATCATATCATGGGAGACAAAAATCTGTCAAGGGGGAGAAACAAAAAGCCCCCGGATTTACCGGGGGCTTATCTTAGAAGAAGGTTAATCTAACAGCTAGTTGATCGCGGATGACCTGACCGTTGCCGCTGCGGCTGGCGCAGCTACTGCGGAAGCGACCGTCTCGCCATTAGGAGCACTGGCTACGTTGCTGGCGGTGCGGGAGTAATCGGGGGCAAAACTGACCCCGAAAGTTACCTTGTTGTTAACCGTGCCGGAAAAATCGGTGCTCGCTGCCGACGAGTATTCATCGACATAGCGGGAATAGCAGCGGGTATGGGAATACTGGACATAGACCGGGCCTTTGTTCACGCTGTAATTGGCGCTGACATTGACCCCGGCGACCGGCTTGTTCTCCGTCTGCTGGGCGTCGATGTCAACGCTAAAGTTGCCGGAAACGTCGGCTAAAACCTGCCCGAGGTCGGCAACGGGAGGAGCTTCCTTGTCCAAGTACTTGACCGCAACCGCCGTGCCGTTTTTGGCGTTAATATCGACAATTTCCGAAGCGCGGGCAACGTGATAATCGGGATTTTGGGCGTAAATACCGTCAGAATAGACGGCGCCAAAAGCGGCCGACGCGATCAGGAGCACTACCAGGATAATGATGTTCTTTGACATTCTTTCCTCCCAAATAAAAAGGGGCGTTCTGCATCCCGCCCTCTTCACTTGCTAATCGTGACGGATCGGTAAAAACTTGCATTCGATTTTAAAGGCTAAAAAGGCAAAAAAAGCCCCCGGTTTGACCCGGGGGCTTTGACATTAATTGAACCCTGCAAACCTCAGATCTTCGGTTGGGGACCCGAACGCGTACAAGGTATATTCTTGGCACCTGATAAAACAGCAGGTTTATTCGTTTGCGCTATAACCTGGGAGCAGAGAGCGAATGTGATCACCGCAAAAAGAGCGAACGCAATTAATTTCTTCATTTTTATTCCTCCAATATATTTATTCACTGGTTTGCCCCGTCGACTATCTTTTTAGGACCCTGTCGCCTTACGAGGTAGCCAGCCATGCAAATGGCGTACGCTGTTATCATCGTAGGCAGATAAGAAAAACTTGCGCGGCTATTTGTTTCCCGATATACTAAGAGCATGATCATCGGCATTGACCTGGGCGGGACAAAGATCGCGGCGGCACTGGCAGCCCCGACCGGCAAGATCATCACCGACGTCAATATCCCGACCGAGGCCCAGAAGGGACAAAAACAGGTCATCGATAACCTGAAAAAAGCGGTTTACGCTTTGATCCGCGGCCAAAAGACCAAGATCAGCTGTATCGGTATCGGCGTCCCCGGCCCGATCGACTACGAGACCGGCATCGTCATCGAACCCCCGAACCTCCCCGGCTGGAAAAAAGTTAACCTGAAAAAAATATTGGAAAAGGAATTCCACGTCCCGGTCCACGTCGATAACGACGCCAACTGCGCCGCCCTGGGCGAGGCGTACTTCGGTGCCGGCCGGCAAGCCCGCCATTTTATTTACATCACCATCTCGACCGGGATCGGCGGCGGGATCATTATCGACCGGAAGATCTACCGCGGGGCGATCGGCGCGGCCGGCGAGTTCGGCCACATGATCATCGACTCCAAAGGGTACACCTGCGGCTGCGGCAACGTCGGCTGTTTCGAAGCGCTCGCTTCCGGAACGGCGATCAAGCGGCGCTCCGGCATGGACGCGATCGCGGTGGAATTGGCCGCCCGGCAAGGCGACCCCAAGGCGATCAAGGTGATCAACGAAACGGCCCATTACCTGGCGATCGGTATTTCCAACCTGGTCAATATCTTTAACCCGGAGATGGTCATCCTGGGGGGCGGCGTCTCCAAGATGCGCGAGCTGCTGCTGAACCCGATCAAGTCCGAATTTAAAAAATACGCCCTCACCCTGCCGGCCAAGAACGTCAAGATCGTCCGCGCCAAGCTCGGTTCCGAGTCGGGCGTCCTGGGAGCGGTCGCGCTGTGTCTCTAGCGATCGTCGACTACGGGGCCGGGAACCTCCGGAGCGTCCAGAAGGCATTCCAGCATGTGGGCATCCCGGCCGAGATCACCCGGGATAAAGCGGCCATTCGCGGCGCCAAAGGCGTTGTCCTCCCCGGCGTCGGCTCGTTCGATTCCGCCATCATTGAGCTGCGCAGCTACGGCCTGGAAGCGGTGATCGAAGAAGCGATCGCGCTCGGCAAGCCGTTCCTCGGCATCTGTCTCGGGATGCAGCACCTGTTCGAATCGTCCGCGGAAGGTAAACAAAAAGGCTTAGCCATCTTGCCCGGCAAGGTTGAAAAGTTCAATTTTGCCGGCACTCCCTGGTCCAACCAGAGCATCCCCCACATGGGTTGGAACCGGCTCCACTTCAAGCACAAAGCCCCGATCTTTGACGGGATCGAGGAAGGGGCGATGATGTATTTTGCCCACTCCTACCACGCGGTCACCGCCGACGAAACAACGGTTGCCACCAGGACCGATTATGGTATAGAATTTATCTCGAGCGTCTGGAAAGACAACCTGTTCGGGATCCAGTTCCACCCGGAGAAGAGCGGCGAAAAAGGGCTGCAGATCATGAAGAATTTTGGGAGATTATGCAAATGAGCTTTGAAGTCATTCCCGCGATCGATATCCTCGGCGGCAAGGTCGTCCGGCTCAAGCAGGGCCGGTACGACGCCGCGGTCGTTTACTCCGACAACCCGGTCGAGTTCGCCCAGAAATGGGCGGCCGCCGGGGCCAAACGGATCCACGTGGTGGACCTGGACGGCGCCCGCTCCGGCACCCCGGAGAACGTGGAAGTCATTAAAAGCATCATCAAGGAGACCAGCGTCCCGATCCAGGTCGGCGGCGGGATCCGCAACCACGCCGTGATCGCCGACCTGATCAAGTACGGCGTCGACCGGGTCATCCTCGGCACGACCGCCATCAAGAACCCCAACCTCCTGACCAATGTCTGCGAAAAATACGGCGAGAAGATCGCCGTGGCGATCGACGCCAAGGGCGAAGTCGCCGCCGGCGAAGGGTGGATGTACGTCACCAAGAAGAACATCTTCACTTTTGCCAAAGAGGCCACCACCCTCGGGGTTAAACGCTTTATCTACACCGACATCAGCCGCGACGGGATGCTGGCGGGGCCGAACTTCGCCGGCATCGAAAAGTTCGCCGCCGAGATCAAAGTGCCGGTCATCGCCTCGGGCGGCGTCACCACCAAAGAGGACATCGACCGGCTGCGGGCGATCGGCGTCGAGGGGTGCATCGTCGGCAAGGCGCTCTACGACGGGAAACTGAAGGCGGAAGAACTCTTCCAGGAATGAACAAACTCCATTTGGGCTGCGGACCCAAAGTTTTCCCGGGCTGGATAAACTGCGACATCGCCCCGGCGGAAAAGATCCCCGCCGACCTGCGCCAGTATTATCGCCGGCTTGACCTGAGCGCCCCCCTCCCCTTCGAGAACGATTCGGCCGACCTTATCTATTCCGAGGACTTTATTGAACATTTTGAACAATCACTGGTCATGCTGATGCTGGTGGAGCAACACCGGGTCCTAAAGCCCGAAGGCACGGTCAGGATATCGACCCCCAGCCTGGCTTACTGGATGGCCCCGGAAAAAATGCGGGAGCGCGGCGGCGGCATCGTTTCTTACCATGATTTCTTCAAATTGGTCCAGACCCATTGGCTGCAATTCCGGCACAAATTGCTTTTTACCCCCCAATTCCTGAAAGAAACGCTGGAAATGGTCGGCTTCCGCGACGTTATTTTCGTCGATTGCGGAAAAAGCGCCCATCCGGAGTTGAGAGGGATAGATACCCGCCTGGAACAAGCGGCCTCGAACATCATTATTGAAGCCCGGAAATAACCTCGATGATCTTGCCGACCCGGTGCCCGTAAGTATGCTCGGCTAAAGTCCTCTGGCGCGCCGCTGCGGCAATGGCCTTTCTCTCCGCCTCATGAGCGAGGTAATAAAGGATCTTTTCCTCTAGCTCCGCCGCCGACCGAAAAGTCACCACTTCCCGGCCAAGCTCATAACAAGCGGCCAGGTCCGGCCTGGTATCATCGATCAGCTGGAACGCGCCCAGCCCGGCCAGCAAAAATGTCCGCTCGTTCGGGGAGCGCGCGATAATGCGGCGTTCGTTCCGGTCGACCGACTGGCCGTAGCTGTCCCGGTGCAGGTTCAGGTTGATCGCGGCCCCCCTCATGAATTTGACCGTTTCGTCCAGCGGCAGGGACTCTTCCCGGATAAAACCTTTGAGCAATTCGTAACTGGGCAGGTTCTCGCGCCATGATTCCGAATACAGGTTGGAGCCGATCAATTTTAACCGATAGCGCGCCAGGGTCCCGGCGGCCTGGTCGATCCAGCGCAAACGATGCGAGCCGCGGAACGGCGTCCCGATAAAGCAGATATCGCTGAGGTATTGGTCGGCCGGGGGAGCCGGATCATCCAGCAGCGGAGAATAAGCCAGCGGCAGGTGGACGACCGTCGGGCAAGAGTTGGCCCGGTGGAGCTCGACCGCGGCGGAATCGACCGTAAAAAGCGCGTCACAGTAAGCGGAAACTCTAAGGCTAGCGTCCACGCAATAGGGGTCGTCCAGCTCCCAGTCGGCGATCTTTAGGCCGTTTTCCTTTAATTTCGCGATGACCTCGGACGGCAGGTAACGGCCGTTCAGGAACATGAGCCAGCTGCCGCGTTCCCCCTTGGTCGCTTCGCACAGCGACATAGCTACTTGGGTTTTAGCCTGGAGCATGATCTCCGCCGGCGGCCAGGTCGGGTGCTGCTGGCGCAAGCGCTC includes:
- the hisA gene encoding 1-(5-phosphoribosyl)-5-[(5-phosphoribosylamino)methylideneamino]imidazole-4-carboxamide isomerase, with amino-acid sequence MSFEVIPAIDILGGKVVRLKQGRYDAAVVYSDNPVEFAQKWAAAGAKRIHVVDLDGARSGTPENVEVIKSIIKETSVPIQVGGGIRNHAVIADLIKYGVDRVILGTTAIKNPNLLTNVCEKYGEKIAVAIDAKGEVAAGEGWMYVTKKNIFTFAKEATTLGVKRFIYTDISRDGMLAGPNFAGIEKFAAEIKVPVIASGGVTTKEDIDRLRAIGVEGCIVGKALYDGKLKAEELFQE
- the groL gene encoding chaperonin GroEL (60 kDa chaperone family; promotes refolding of misfolded polypeptides especially under stressful conditions; forms two stacked rings of heptamers to form a barrel-shaped 14mer; ends can be capped by GroES; misfolded proteins enter the barrel where they are refolded when GroES binds), with amino-acid sequence MAAKEMMFGDEAWRKLEKGVSKVANAVKITLGPRGRNVVLEKKWGSPTITNDGVTIAKEIDLEDPYENMGAQLLKEVASKTNDIAGDGTTTATLLGQIIFKEGLKSVVSGVNPMALKRGIQLGVDGAIAELKKESRPVETKEAIAQVASISANNDAEIGDLIADVMEKVGKDGVVTVEESKGIETSKDFVEGMQFDKGYASPYMVTDRERMECVLEDCFMLITDKKISAVKDLLPSLEKTVQASKPLLIIADEIEGEALATLVVNKLRGTLNAVAVKAPGFGDRRKAMLEDIAILTGGEVVSEEKGLSLENIDEAWFGKAKKIVVRKEDTTIIEGAGEAKAVKERISQIKKEIDLSDSSYDKEKLQERLAKLSGGVAVIKAGAATETELKEKKHRIEDALSATRAAVEEGIIPGGGSAFIHILPAMKKLYDGTAGDEKIGVGIVLRALEEPLKQIATNAGMEGSVVVERVKKEKNGFGFDAQRFEYGDMFKAGIVDPLKVTRSALQNAASIAAMLLTTDVLVAEKPEEEKAKMPAMPQGGGYGDMM
- a CDS encoding ROK family protein, whose product is MIIGIDLGGTKIAAALAAPTGKIITDVNIPTEAQKGQKQVIDNLKKAVYALIRGQKTKISCIGIGVPGPIDYETGIVIEPPNLPGWKKVNLKKILEKEFHVPVHVDNDANCAALGEAYFGAGRQARHFIYITISTGIGGGIIIDRKIYRGAIGAAGEFGHMIIDSKGYTCGCGNVGCFEALASGTAIKRRSGMDAIAVELAARQGDPKAIKVINETAHYLAIGISNLVNIFNPEMVILGGGVSKMRELLLNPIKSEFKKYALTLPAKNVKIVRAKLGSESGVLGAVALCL
- a CDS encoding glycosyltransferase, whose translation is MRLLYANLDFSSVTGALNRQIVGAFRQTAIKLELLDFVRLTHSAAERLRQQHPTWPPAEIMLQAKTQVAMSLCEATKGERGSWLMFLNGRYLPSEVIAKLKENGLKIADWELDDPYCVDASLRVSAYCDALFTVDSAAVELHRANSCPTVVHLPLAYSPLLDDPAPPADQYLSDICFIGTPFRGSHRLRWIDQAAGTLARYRLKLIGSNLYSESWRENLPSYELLKGFIREESLPLDETVKFMRGAAINLNLHRDSYGQSVDRNERRIIARSPNERTFLLAGLGAFQLIDDTRPDLAACYELGREVVTFRSAAELEEKILYYLAHEAERKAIAAAARQRTLAEHTYGHRVGKIIEVISGLQ
- the groES gene encoding co-chaperone GroES — its product is MVSKKLTPIGDRIVIKPEPEETKTKSGIVLPDAAKEKPSEGTVVAVGSGRILDNGQKVSPEVKIGDKVIYSKYGGTEVKLEGDEFIILAERDILAIKG
- a CDS encoding methyltransferase domain-containing protein; this translates as MNKLHLGCGPKVFPGWINCDIAPAEKIPADLRQYYRRLDLSAPLPFENDSADLIYSEDFIEHFEQSLVMLMLVEQHRVLKPEGTVRISTPSLAYWMAPEKMRERGGGIVSYHDFFKLVQTHWLQFRHKLLFTPQFLKETLEMVGFRDVIFVDCGKSAHPELRGIDTRLEQAASNIIIEARK
- the hisH gene encoding imidazole glycerol phosphate synthase subunit HisH, coding for MSLAIVDYGAGNLRSVQKAFQHVGIPAEITRDKAAIRGAKGVVLPGVGSFDSAIIELRSYGLEAVIEEAIALGKPFLGICLGMQHLFESSAEGKQKGLAILPGKVEKFNFAGTPWSNQSIPHMGWNRLHFKHKAPIFDGIEEGAMMYFAHSYHAVTADETTVATRTDYGIEFISSVWKDNLFGIQFHPEKSGEKGLQIMKNFGRLCK